A single Ignavibacteriales bacterium DNA region contains:
- the blaOXA gene encoding class D beta-lactamase, translating into MKNSLLILFLLLAAQVPAQNLLSGEWYLARQYVYNRDGSIDSVSGDGIDFFRKAGDMPDLLKIDVSGKFSMHFRDTLFHERLVYNGTFVLSGKSGIMQFDLPLGNPSVTLLTNETMMISRDYDPVQTTLRRVEKIFHKADIREDFGKFFDEQNLEGTILVYNEREKRYIVYNPERARNAYIPASTFKIFNSMAGITYGAVKDENEIIKWDGVKRSREELNKDLDMREAFRISSVWFYQEIARRIGAENMQKALTDNRYGNRNMNGGLDRFWLDGEIRISPEQQVDFLRRMYFGKLSFSEKSVRITKNIMLLKDEGVYKLYGKTGWMDSGGIDLGWLVGFVETADNTYFYALNVQSPQGTVKNFLTARRAIVDKVFNTLLGR; encoded by the coding sequence ATGAAAAACAGTCTGCTCATTTTGTTCTTGCTGCTGGCTGCGCAGGTACCGGCACAGAATCTGCTCTCCGGGGAATGGTATCTTGCGAGGCAATACGTATATAACCGGGACGGCAGTATTGATTCTGTTTCCGGTGACGGTATTGATTTCTTCCGGAAGGCGGGTGATATGCCTGATCTGCTCAAAATAGATGTCAGCGGTAAATTCAGTATGCATTTCCGTGATACGCTGTTCCATGAACGCCTGGTGTATAATGGTACATTTGTACTTAGCGGAAAAAGCGGTATCATGCAGTTTGACCTTCCGCTGGGAAATCCGTCAGTCACGCTTCTTACAAATGAAACGATGATGATTTCACGTGATTACGACCCGGTTCAGACAACACTCCGCCGGGTGGAAAAGATTTTCCACAAGGCGGATATCAGGGAAGATTTTGGAAAGTTCTTTGATGAGCAGAATCTGGAAGGCACTATCCTTGTTTACAATGAAAGAGAAAAGCGATATATCGTTTATAATCCAGAACGGGCAAGAAACGCTTATATACCCGCCTCCACATTCAAGATATTCAACTCAATGGCAGGGATAACCTACGGTGCGGTAAAAGACGAAAACGAAATCATCAAATGGGACGGGGTTAAACGGAGCCGCGAGGAACTGAACAAAGACCTTGACATGCGTGAGGCATTCAGAATTTCGAGTGTCTGGTTTTATCAGGAAATCGCAAGGCGCATCGGGGCAGAGAATATGCAGAAGGCTCTCACGGATAACCGTTACGGAAACCGGAACATGAATGGCGGTCTTGACCGCTTCTGGCTGGATGGTGAAATCAGGATATCCCCCGAGCAGCAGGTTGATTTTTTGCGCAGAATGTATTTTGGCAAACTCAGCTTTAGCGAAAAAAGCGTCCGGATCACAAAGAATATCATGCTTCTGAAAGATGAGGGAGTATATAAACTTTACGGTAAAACCGGCTGGATGGACAGCGGCGGCATTGATCTCGGATGGCTGGTAGGGTTTGTAGAAACCGCGGACAATACCTACTTCTACGCGCTTAATGTACAAAGTCCGCAGGGAACGGTAAAAAATTTCCTGACGGCAAGAAGAGCAATTGTGGATAAGGTATTTAATACATTGTTGGGCAGATAA
- a CDS encoding DUF5009 domain-containing protein yields MEEKNRQNRDLTVDIFRGLTIFLMIFVNDLASVTGIPGWLKHYPPEENGMTFVDIVFPAFLFISGMSIPLALDKRISAGEGYGTLLAGIFRRGISLLVIGVLMVNISGVNAELTGMHKYLWGTIVLLAVIMFFATVPSGRARTIVQIISALVILYMVYILRSGTTENPGWMQTKWWGIIGLIGWAYLCSSLLYLLAKDNIKLIFAGVLFFLLLYMADHAGYFGEGGTAGSIIWIGVQLGSHSFIMASGMAVMLSGRELRRKNAEAHILYVYILMIILAFPAGWMLEPAYGINKNGATPSWSLYSAGWCIIIFSLLRNIPFEKYGKTPAMLLSFAGSNALLVYILPDIFYFLLSLSGSSIWSGAGHGTAGIIRSMLFAGVFTAAGAFLYKYKFRLHV; encoded by the coding sequence GTGGAAGAGAAAAACAGACAGAACCGGGATCTTACGGTGGATATTTTCAGGGGACTCACCATCTTCCTGATGATATTCGTGAATGATCTTGCCTCGGTTACCGGTATCCCCGGCTGGCTGAAGCATTATCCGCCGGAGGAAAACGGAATGACCTTCGTGGATATCGTGTTTCCTGCGTTTCTGTTTATATCGGGAATGAGCATCCCGCTGGCCCTGGATAAACGCATCTCCGCGGGGGAAGGTTACGGGACTCTTCTGGCAGGTATTTTCCGCAGGGGCATAAGCCTGCTTGTTATAGGAGTGCTTATGGTAAATATCAGCGGAGTGAATGCAGAACTTACCGGTATGCATAAATATCTCTGGGGAACCATTGTTCTTCTGGCTGTAATAATGTTTTTTGCAACAGTACCTTCAGGGCGGGCAAGAACCATAGTGCAGATTATCTCAGCGCTCGTCATACTGTATATGGTATATATTTTAAGGAGCGGGACAACTGAGAATCCCGGCTGGATGCAGACCAAATGGTGGGGGATCATTGGACTGATCGGCTGGGCATATCTCTGCAGCTCTTTACTCTATCTCCTAGCGAAAGATAACATTAAACTGATATTTGCCGGCGTCCTCTTTTTTCTTCTGCTCTATATGGCTGACCATGCCGGATATTTTGGCGAAGGGGGAACCGCTGGGAGCATTATCTGGATTGGTGTTCAGCTCGGGAGCCACTCCTTTATCATGGCATCAGGAATGGCTGTTATGCTTTCGGGCAGGGAGCTCAGGCGGAAAAATGCGGAAGCGCATATACTCTATGTATATATTCTAATGATCATTCTTGCCTTTCCCGCGGGGTGGATGCTTGAGCCGGCTTATGGCATAAATAAAAACGGGGCAACGCCCTCCTGGTCTCTTTATTCAGCCGGATGGTGCATTATCATTTTTTCCCTCCTCCGGAATATTCCGTTTGAAAAATACGGCAAGACACCGGCTATGTTGCTCTCTTTCGCGGGGTCAAATGCCCTGCTTGTGTATATATTACCAGATATCTTTTATTTTCTCCTGAGTTTGTCAGGAAGCAGTATATGGTCAGGGGCCGGGCACGGAACAGCCGGGATTATCCGCTCAATGCTTTTTGCCGGAGTATTCACCGCGGCCGGCGCTTTTCTTTACAAATATAAATTCAGACTTCACGTGTAG